From a region of the Leptospira venezuelensis genome:
- a CDS encoding SIR2 family NAD-dependent protein deacylase, whose amino-acid sequence MQFSHSLIDKFKNSKNILALTGAGISAESGVPTFRGKEGLWKKYRAEELATPQAFERDPKLVWEWYLWRMELISTKSPNPAHFALAELERKRSNFNLITQNVDGLHKKSGSEKIIEIHGSIFRNRCIRCNRTYDSDISKLKNSTDCPNCKSLVRPDVLWFGESYDSDLLNRSISLAESSEIVFVIGSSGAVGIPVELARIAKENGGFVIEINIDPSGYSRYADLFLQGKAGEILPELITYFV is encoded by the coding sequence ATGCAGTTCTCTCATTCATTAATAGATAAATTCAAAAATTCTAAAAATATCCTGGCACTTACCGGTGCTGGAATTTCCGCAGAAAGTGGAGTTCCAACTTTCAGAGGAAAAGAAGGACTTTGGAAAAAGTATCGTGCGGAAGAACTTGCAACTCCTCAAGCGTTTGAAAGAGATCCAAAACTAGTTTGGGAATGGTATCTTTGGAGAATGGAATTGATCTCTACTAAGTCTCCTAATCCTGCTCATTTTGCATTGGCAGAATTAGAAAGAAAAAGATCGAATTTTAATCTAATCACTCAAAATGTAGATGGACTTCATAAAAAATCAGGTTCCGAAAAGATCATAGAGATCCACGGAAGTATTTTTAGGAACAGATGTATTCGCTGCAATAGAACTTACGATTCGGATATTTCTAAACTTAAAAATTCAACTGACTGCCCGAACTGTAAAAGTTTAGTCCGACCAGATGTTCTATGGTTCGGAGAATCATATGATTCTGATCTTCTAAATCGTTCGATATCACTTGCAGAAAGTTCTGAAATTGTTTTTGTGATCGGTTCTTCCGGAGCTGTAGGAATTCCGGTAGAACTAGCTCGGATCGCAAAAGAAAATGGAGGGTTCGTAATCGAAATCAATATAGATCCTAGCGGATATAGCAGATACGCAGATCTATTTTTGCAAGGAAAAGCAGGAGAAATCCTACCAGAACTTATTACCTATTTTGTTTGA
- a CDS encoding DUF1574 domain-containing protein: MKKNTFLLLPLLVLLISLGLDRLFTLEFFQYYYSNTLSHLNFISKEDLYSDLREYLKKDSSTRKKTLVFFGNSRALLLPTRELEQKHPDWVLYNFSVPGGSPDYFLYWIERFQSDGTRPDFVLLDQSLEIYNKTPVLALDEVLNYGLSPDFFFRHWTRYSREELSVFISKHLFHTYRDRPKLWRISERMQNSSALAKVYQDAVQKVLTMLKQEKGSTPRDLVNQKHTDEQLVQASEMDFSSYLKPYTFHTNMFEMQKDSIHILKEYNVPYATIWVKVARPYFNLYMTRKVETSEGLKTPIEVWKPIVEKFNQETGTEFWNMNEDPNYNCEEFADPGHMSPNCFPVFGDYIFQKLEKKFPKTQTK, translated from the coding sequence ATGAAAAAGAATACATTCTTACTTCTTCCTTTACTTGTTCTATTAATTTCTTTAGGTTTGGATCGTTTGTTCACCTTAGAGTTTTTTCAGTATTATTATTCAAATACGCTATCTCACCTAAATTTTATCAGCAAAGAAGATCTGTATTCAGATCTCAGAGAATATTTGAAGAAGGACTCAAGCACTCGTAAAAAAACTCTGGTTTTCTTTGGAAATTCAAGAGCACTTTTGCTTCCTACTAGAGAATTGGAGCAGAAACATCCGGATTGGGTGTTGTATAATTTTTCAGTTCCAGGCGGTTCTCCTGATTATTTCTTATATTGGATAGAAAGATTTCAATCAGATGGTACAAGACCGGATTTTGTACTTTTAGACCAATCATTAGAAATCTATAATAAGACTCCAGTTCTTGCCCTCGACGAAGTGTTGAATTACGGACTTTCTCCGGATTTTTTCTTTAGACATTGGACCAGGTATTCGAGAGAAGAATTGTCCGTGTTTATTTCCAAACATCTATTTCATACATATAGAGACAGGCCTAAATTATGGCGAATTTCAGAAAGGATGCAAAATTCCTCCGCTTTGGCAAAAGTTTATCAGGATGCTGTCCAAAAAGTATTAACCATGCTGAAGCAAGAAAAAGGAAGTACTCCAAGAGATTTGGTCAACCAAAAGCATACAGATGAGCAACTTGTACAGGCTTCTGAAATGGACTTTTCTTCATATTTGAAACCTTATACATTTCACACGAATATGTTCGAGATGCAAAAGGATTCTATCCATATATTAAAAGAATATAATGTTCCGTACGCCACAATTTGGGTAAAGGTCGCTAGACCTTATTTTAATTTGTATATGACTAGAAAGGTGGAAACTTCAGAAGGGCTTAAAACTCCTATCGAAGTTTGGAAACCTATCGTAGAGAAGTTTAACCAAGAAACAGGTACTGAATTCTGGAATATGAATGAAGATCCAAATTATAATTGTGAAGAATTTGCTGACCCAGGCCATATGTCCCCGAATTGTTTTCCAGTATTCGGAGATTATATCTTCCAAAAGTTAGAAAAAAAGTTCCCTAAAACTCAAACAAAATAG